Proteins from a genomic interval of Methanospirillum lacunae:
- a CDS encoding PKD domain-containing protein, with protein MFNNSGLIPKTFICLLVLLGTVTISCLADSGNNSPLIDNKLNNSLPNFPEFENITLPAPPENISDVNKAHIAGDETQGLVSGLVSSEGGIQTMGNVVLVPITPTPEGSGYYYFNATGNDQSYYIYSSGTYTLQDGFSTGNSTAIYIGASDVVLEGNAQKITGNATNTGITIRSEENNTTVRNFAGVEKFYTGINSTGNQVSLINNSMCDNYFTGAILSGSNISIEKNILKNNSQSGIYLSGTDAILTDNVLNNNQEYGCYAVVDNISIKKNSFNNNYNGGIFEGNNITINENTAINNLDYGIGIGGSGIECIGNIISQNNYNIFLVADNATIKSNTLSSSNNNGFGILAMGENGTFSENTINNHAYGILAYEDNCNVRNNRVYSNTFFGIVIQGENTTVSDNIIRDTTLNGLVCHGNNSSIDNNIITNATVGVGILDNYVTSICGNQINSTSQSGVQIGSSYGRSNEGIRKIYNNYFGSDTNIGGGGNLSKYSFLWTNPDGPQLGTNVIGGPFIAGNYWSNPSGTGWSDQQTPNVSGYTTIPYNLLTGINDTAPLVPQKTVTINATANNWGIIVPGGNSSYRSYTNQTFITQAKPGAEISDVVVDSQSKGNVTNWTFTQLTEDHEIQAIGNATPGQVHAIFNASTRYGQSPLTVSFSSEQSLGSPTSWYWQFGDGISNTTQNPIHTYTTPGVYSVTLRALNNQTGGYAVWNNYITVTDGPVPEPTPTPVPGKIIAQFSAYPTTGNAPLTVDFRDMSSGNPTSWTWDFGDGAQSSIQNPSHVYTVVGTYSVTLSLKNANYGGSLRISNAITVT; from the coding sequence ATGTTTAACAATTCTGGCTTAATTCCGAAAACGTTCATATGTTTGCTTGTTCTTCTAGGAACTGTAACTATTTCGTGTTTAGCAGATTCAGGTAATAATTCACCATTAATCGATAATAAACTGAATAATTCTCTCCCAAATTTTCCTGAATTTGAGAATATTACGCTTCCTGCACCCCCGGAAAATATCAGTGATGTCAATAAGGCACACATTGCAGGAGATGAAACTCAAGGGCTTGTTTCAGGTTTGGTGTCCTCAGAAGGTGGAATTCAAACGATGGGAAATGTTGTCCTGGTCCCTATCACACCGACACCTGAAGGTAGTGGATATTATTACTTCAATGCAACCGGAAACGACCAGAGTTATTACATCTATTCTTCCGGGACCTACACATTACAGGATGGGTTCTCAACTGGAAACAGCACGGCAATTTATATTGGGGCCTCTGATGTAGTGCTTGAAGGCAATGCCCAGAAGATTACCGGAAACGCTACAAATACAGGTATCACAATAAGGTCTGAAGAGAACAATACGACAGTCAGGAATTTTGCCGGAGTTGAGAAATTCTATACCGGTATTAACTCCACAGGAAATCAGGTATCACTCATAAATAACTCAATGTGTGACAACTATTTCACTGGTGCCATCTTATCAGGCTCAAATATCTCAATTGAAAAGAACATCCTGAAGAATAATAGTCAGAGTGGTATATACCTCTCTGGTACGGATGCAATTCTTACTGATAATGTATTAAATAACAATCAGGAGTATGGTTGCTATGCTGTTGTTGATAACATAAGCATCAAGAAAAATTCATTTAACAATAATTATAATGGAGGTATATTTGAGGGAAATAATATCACCATAAATGAAAATACTGCAATAAATAATTTAGATTATGGTATTGGGATAGGGGGTTCTGGAATAGAGTGTATTGGCAATATAATAAGCCAGAATAACTATAACATTTTTTTAGTTGCAGATAATGCTACAATAAAAAGCAATACTCTCTCATCTTCAAATAACAATGGATTTGGAATCCTTGCGATGGGAGAAAATGGAACTTTTTCAGAAAATACCATAAATAATCATGCATATGGCATTTTAGCATATGAAGACAACTGTAATGTGAGAAACAATAGAGTATATTCTAATACCTTTTTTGGTATAGTCATACAAGGAGAGAATACAACTGTATCAGATAATATCATCCGTGATACTACTCTCAATGGATTAGTATGCCACGGGAATAACTCCAGTATTGATAATAACATAATAACGAATGCAACAGTTGGAGTTGGAATCCTGGATAATTATGTTACATCAATATGTGGAAACCAGATCAACAGTACAAGTCAATCCGGTGTTCAAATTGGTTCTTCTTATGGGAGGAGTAATGAGGGAATAAGAAAAATTTATAACAATTACTTTGGAAGTGACACCAATATCGGTGGGGGTGGAAACCTCAGTAAATACTCATTCTTATGGACGAATCCGGATGGTCCACAACTTGGAACAAATGTTATTGGAGGGCCGTTTATTGCAGGTAATTACTGGAGTAACCCTTCCGGAACCGGATGGTCAGATCAGCAGACTCCTAATGTATCAGGATATACAACAATCCCTTACAATTTACTCACTGGAATAAACGATACTGCACCCCTCGTACCTCAAAAAACTGTAACAATCAATGCAACTGCAAATAACTGGGGTATCATTGTCCCAGGAGGGAACAGTTCATACCGGTCCTATACGAACCAGACCTTTATTACTCAGGCAAAACCTGGCGCAGAAATCAGCGATGTGGTTGTTGATTCACAATCAAAAGGAAATGTTACCAACTGGACCTTTACTCAACTGACTGAAGATCACGAGATCCAGGCAATAGGGAATGCAACGCCCGGGCAGGTTCATGCAATCTTTAATGCTTCAACACGGTATGGACAGAGTCCTCTGACTGTCTCGTTCTCATCGGAACAGTCACTCGGTTCACCAACCTCGTGGTACTGGCAGTTTGGAGATGGAATTTCCAATACAACACAGAATCCAATCCATACGTACACAACTCCCGGAGTGTATTCTGTAACTCTCCGTGCCTTGAATAACCAGACCGGAGGCTATGCGGTATGGAATAACTATATTACTGTCACTGACGGACCAGTTCCGGAGCCTACCCCGACTCCTGTTCCGGGAAAGATTATTGCACAGTTTTCAGCCTATCCGACAACCGGAAATGCACCACTCACTGTTGATTTCAGGGATATGAGTTCAGGAAATCCGACATCATGGACCTGGGACTTTGGAGATGGGGCACAGTCATCAATACAGAACCCGTCACATGTGTATACTGTAGTAGGTACCTACTCGGTTACATTATCTCTTAAAAATGCAAACTATGGTGGTAGCCTGAGAATCTCGAATGCAATAACAGTAACATAA